The Montipora foliosa isolate CH-2021 chromosome 6, ASM3666993v2, whole genome shotgun sequence genome includes the window CACATTCTTCCATTCTCCAACACAAAAAATGCGATAGGAATCATCTCCATACTTTCCAATGCCATGTAACTCTTTTGGAGAATTCCAATCTTTAGATAAAAACTCCTCTGAAAATCTTATGATAATCTTTGCCCTTTTCTCATGAAGTCCCAGGGTCTGAATGAGCTCTAAGTAAACagtaaagtaaaacaataacaTGTGAGCAACATTCTACAGGtttacccattgactccaaggAGTGAGACTTAAGCCCCATCCACACAAGCAATTTTTATGATTTTAATTGCGTAGATCGCACAACAAATAATATTGAAGTTGACAATTTGCAGTTAAGTTAGTAAGCAATGCCTTTGGACAACAGAGATGAAGCAGAAACAAGGCGAGGTTGCCTGGTGGTTCTCCAGTGGCGCTCACTAAAAGGCAGGAATTTGGCACACATGTATGTGACAAGTCGTCTGTGCAAGCAATTTTTGTATTTCACAACTTTTATTTGTTTCATACAAAGCTaacacgccagcttttcagGAAGTGCAtctgtcacataaaaattggccaaaaaatttCCTCATCTacacgagtgaataaaaattgcCACATAAAAATTCCTAGTGTAGACAGGGCTTTAATAGATGTTACCGGTACTCTAAGGCAAGACAATTTTGCTTGTCAATGGGTTGACAACCTCTACATCCACTCGTTAACGCATTGACTCCTAGTAgagagacttaacagattttactctaatgccagacaattttggTCTTCAATTGGGGTTAGTtcaagagtcaatgggttaactaaacactaagtgactgatttgtttattttaatgaaggttttcttatttcattgtccaccattactaactttaaatcttgagagagctggatcgaagagaaagtgatgtcaaagactcactagtttaataAAGAATGCAATATGTGTGTACAAGCGGCTGAATCAATATGCAGCAACAGAGTTTCACACTTTCAGACTTctaaatttgttttgcatttacACACTGCAATTTTAAgatagtgagtaaatgacgccacttttccctagatccaaccatctgaggtccaattgcagggctcgaaattaacgaaaaaatccagtcgcaattttgcgacaagatacgaaaatgtagttgcaatttcgcaaattttagtcgcaaaatcgccgcgctgcattgtgttgtcagcggtttagcaaaaaaatatgagcccgcaatacttgtgtaaagaaaccgctacaaatggcgaatgatcgaaggaatggagctgtgcacgtaacatcgcagctaaattactctataattacgctatcttcagagaaattCACAGtgtgaaacaaaataattttgtcatttatttattttagcaaaagtagcagcaaaatggcaactgctaacccttttgtttcgaaagagcgaaggtgacaacacgttgcaaatttgcgacttctccagatattttagtcgcaaggggaaaaatttagtcgcaaatgcgactgtattggttgcaatttcgagccctgaattGGTCAGTTTCAAAGTAATGCGAGTAACggtggaccatgaaatccaaaacttgcactcaaagtaaacagtcAGGTGTTCAGCAAACACACTtgcaaaatctgaaggaaaaggGAAGTGATTCTTTCATCattatagtagcactttaaaactTACAAAGTTACCATTCAAGACCTGTTTAAATGCTTTGATACTCCTCCaaaattttttcatatttttgttttagctTTTGCATTTGGTTCCATAAGTCCACCTTCTTCTGGGCTTACCTTAACCACTGGCATTGTTGCATATGATTTCTTTCTTTACTTCACCCACACTTAATTGCACTTTAAATCATATGAAAGACTTATTCAAACAAATTTCCTAGTGGACATGCTTTGGGATAAGAACAGACATGGTTTGCGAACTGCTTTACACACTTTACGTAACATacatatatcaaacacgaggagtgtttcatcggatatccgaACACCGAGAagcaagttgaaaaacgaggccaaAGACTgcgttttttaaccgatttcgaggaggttggatatctgatttgacactctttcgagtgtttgatgtTGCTTCTCAAGGGAATCAGTATTTTaggagatatttgggatcaaagttggcaaaagtttatgctaattaagaccacatatccaaacttccttcacggtagtgatttcttttgtttttggcttacgaattattaatgagtttgagaaatatatatatatatatatcatacaAGGAATCCACCTGCGATTTGTTTCCAGTCAGCACTTCTTGTCACTTCAGGAGTTGGAAACCTCTTGAAAAATTCCCAAAGGATTGGAATAGCCTTTGCTCCGCTTGTTCTGTTCAGAAATATGGTAGCTATAAGTAACTTCCATGGATCATGAAATAAGCTTTCTTGAATTAAATTGTAAGGAGATTTAGGAGGGATCCAATTTGAGGCAGCGCTAGCTTCCGAATTGGACCGCGATTTCGAAATTTTCGATCCGAAATAACCACTCGTGGAATTATCAAGATCCCAATCAGGAGATTCTTGCTTTAGACGATTTGCATTAGAAGCCGAATTCATAGTCTCTGTTTGTACAGATTCTTCGATTTCCCTACGTCTTGCTGAGAGctttaaatgttttttattaCAACACGCTTGGTTTCGCGCCAATTTTATTTTACGTGCGCTTGTCGATGTTTTTACTTCGCTCCAGTCTGAAAATCGCTGTCGTTTGACCTCGCGTTTGCTTATATCCTTACATAGACTTCTTCTTCGTCTCTTCGCAGTAGCATATTGTCCCCTTTGTGAGCTAAAGCGTTTGTTGATTAATGAAAAATAAGGTGACAAATCCGGATCCCGTTGTTTCCTCTTCAGTTGCGTGTATTCTCCTTCTGTTTCTTCCACTACTGTTCTAGATTTATCACTTCCACAAAGCATTTGATTTTCTTGTGGTGAATCTAGTTCCGAAGAAAGCTTTGGAACCTTGAAATCGACATCGACAAGCGAAAAATCACTTTGTTCAGCTGACATAAAGCGCTGAAGTTCCACACGAGAGCGAAATCTCCGTCCGTCTGGATTGACAATGTAAACATCGTATCGTCCTTTCGTTTTACCACTCTTCCTCTGGGTAATTATTTTCCTCCATCCTGTTATTCCAAAATCACAAGAAAATACTGTGCTTTTACCTCCCGACATAGAAATTTCTATTTTCACCGACGCGAACAATGTTTTTCGACACGATCAACTTGCCATCTTGAAGCGTACAAAGCCCTGGGCCCAAGTTGGTGCTCAGGCTCACGCGGATGGAAGTTGCTCTGCTTCGTAAAATGGCGGCAATCATTCATGTGtgcattgtttttttgttttgtattttcaaGCATTTTTAAGTTTCTCTTCATAGGGAAGGAAAGATGAGTGAATTTAGGATACATCATCACGTATCAGAGCTTTTGAGCTTGCTAGGGTAGGTAACTgggattattgctgaacaaaaGTTTTAGTGTTTTTTTGTAGGAATTTAAATGAAGTCTTATAAAGGTTTTACTTAATAGATATGAGCTTAACCGGCCGTGGGGTACcgttttctttcttaaaactttttaaagttAAGCTCTCTCCAAAAATCTTCGTTACTTTTTCTTGAGGTGTCCTTGGACCTCTAAGTAATTTGTTAAATTTCCTTGACAGGCGTGAATAGACACATGAAGCCACATAATATTTAAGTTTGATAGTTGTGACCATTTGCAATTGCACCAAGCTCTTAGCTTCTTTACTATTTGCACTAAATTAAGCTTATATCGAGGAAATCATTCAAGGTTTAATTTTCATATTTCAAACCTTATGGTGGAttgatttaaattaatttgtcaATCTCCTTATGGTACAGTAATTTGTAACCTTTCTGGTTTGCTGTGCATGGCCAAGTTGAAGGCATCTGCTACATCAGGGTGTAACAAATTAAATTGATAAAAGTCGATTGTCCAAAAAAGTAATTGATAAGTCAATAATTGTCATTAGACAAGTTAAATTTGTCAATAAAAGTCGATAATCACAAGGTTATTAATCAGCCTCGAAATTAATGGAAGTGAAACAGTTTGAAGGAAATCCatataaaaataaagttaagtaAACAAAGTGGGCAACCAAAAGATTTGTTACTGGATGTAGAATGAAACATTTATCATGATGAAAAACGATTTAAAGTGTTTCTTCTCTGAtcgatttggggggggggggggagaggttcgggcatggggtggggattttgacattttctgaaaaaatgagtcaaattccccacctcCGCGACAACTTAATTGGCCAAAAGTATGAAAAGCCCTTATCCTGGGGTGAGTAAAGGTGGCCAAAGTAATACCCATTAGACGTTGCTGCACACACTAAGAATGCAATGTATGTACCACTCCCCTTTCGTTCAGCCATCTCTCATACTTGTTGATTGAAATCAATCAAAATCGAACTTAAGATTAAAATTCCATCAAAGGCTGAATGCCGATGATCACAAGAAATTGAGTGATCGATTTTTTATTGACTCCCCATATTTGTTGATTGATCAGTATTGATTTTAATCGACATTTatcaatattattgttgttgacTATCAAAATTATCTTAGAAACATATATTGACAACAATCAATTTTTATTGACTATCAAAATTATCTATTTGTTACATCCTGGCTACATGTACTTTGACCCCTGTGGACCCAGTTTTTatgatatatagatttagccaagcctaaaagtggagctcgcAGGCTATTTGTTCgaacaataagttaacctgtcttgagcctgtgatccaatccaAACCAAGTACATGTACCTGGTCAGcattcaacttaaaaaaaacagctgacccaGCTCAAcaagctctaaacttgagcctgtgatatgatCATGTGacactggtcagcagataccttgttttgacaggtgtcaattggcCTAACATGGATGCccatatcaaagatgtacgctgtaaactagctggagtatTGTGGCTGCCATGTTGGGCACAAGTATTGATACATGTACTTGAGCCGGTGAtgtggtcatgtgatactggtcacattgacaTACACAGAGGGGTGTGACCAAAACCAATTTTTCTCACatagatgggttaccatatttaccataattttttattttcttacca containing:
- the LOC138008328 gene encoding methyl-CpG-binding domain protein 4-like isoform X1 is translated as MSGGKSTVFSCDFGITGWRKIITQRKSGKTKGRYDVYIVNPDGRRFRSRVELQRFMSAEQSDFSLVDVDFKVPKLSSELDSPQENQMLCGSDKSRTVVEETEGEYTQLKRKQRDPDLSPYFSLINKRFSSQRGQYATAKRRRRSLCKDISKREVKRQRFSDWSEVKTSTSARKIKLARNQACCNKKHLKLSARRREIEESVQTETMNSASNANRLKQESPDWDLDNSTSGYFGSKISKSRSNSEASAASNWIPPKSPYNLIQESLFHDPWKLLIATIFLNRTSGAKAIPILWEFFKRFPTPEVTRSADWKQIAELIQTLGLHEKRAKIIIRFSEEFLSKDWNSPKELHGIGKYGDDSYRIFCVGEWKNVKPNDHKLNFYHAWLWEQEQQGVLKK
- the LOC138008328 gene encoding methyl-CpG-binding domain protein 4-like isoform X2; the encoded protein is MSGGKSTVFSCDFGITGWRKIITQRKSGKTKGRYDVYIVNPDGRRFRSRVELQRFMSAEQSDFSLVDVDFKVPKLSSELDSPQENQMLCGSDKSRTVVEETEGEYTQLKRKQRDPDLSPYFSLINKRFSSQRGQYATAKRRRRSLCKDISKREVKRQRFSDWSEVKTSTSARKIKLARNQACCNKKHLKLSARRREIEESVQTETMNSASNANRLKQESPDWDLDNSTSGYFGSKISKSRSNSEASAASNWIPPKSPYNLIQESLFHDPWKLLIATIFLNRTSGAKAIPILWEFFKRFPTPEVTRSADWKQIAGGFLSSFRPWDFMRKGQRLS